AGCGCTCGCCGGCGCGCAGGCCTTGCGTCACCTCCACCGCATCGCCCGACCGTTTGCCGATCGTCACCGCGTGCGCCTCAAATCCTTGCGCGGTCCGCACGAATACCACCACTTTGCCATGGACGTTCTGAAGGGCGGCAGGATTGACGGCGACCGGGGCCAACACCTCGGAGAGCACGACGTCCGCCGTCGCGAATTCCCCGGCCACCCAGCGGCCATCGGCATTGTCGAGCACCGCGCGGGCCGCAACCGTCTGGCTGTCGGCGCTGCCGGCCGGCGCAACATAGGCAATCGTGCTGTGCGCCACCTGTCCGGCGTCCGAACCACTGACCCGCACCTTCAATCCCGGACGCACCCGGCCGAGGTCGTGTGCAAACACCGCAAACTCGGCCCACACCGTGCCGAGATCGGCGACCTTCATCAGCACCGTGTCGCTGCCGACCGACTCGCCGGGGTTTGCGTGACGTTCGAGGACGCTGCCCGCGATCGGCGACGGAATGCCGTAGGTCTGCAAACTCTCATTCGATTCCACGGTGACCAGCGTCTCGCCGCGCGCCACCGTTTCGCCGGGCCGCTTGGTGACCGACCGGACCACGCCGGGATAGCGCGCGCGCAGTTCTTGCTCGCGCTCGGCATTGGGCTTGATGGTGCCGTAAAGGGTGACCGTCTCGCCGATGGCGGCCGGGCCAGCCGTCTCGATAGTAATGCCGGAATCGCGCGCCATCCCGGCGCTCATCGCCACTTCGTTCGGCGGCGCCTGCACGGGCGCGGCTTGCTCGGCGGTGGCCGCATCCTCGCGCCAAGGACGCACTACCACCAGCAACACGATCAGTGCCGCGATAGCGGCGACCGTGAGCCAGACCCACGGTCTGTATGCGCGAAATATATTCATGGCGAACCTGTAATGTCGGAGGAACCAAGCGCCGTCAGGCGCTCCACTTCGATGCGTGCCGCATGCAGCCGCGTCAGGGCCGCGTTGAGCGCGCCGCGCGTCTCGAACAGCGCGCGCTGGGTGTCCAGCACGTCGAGATATTGAAAGCCGCCGACGCGGTAGCCGGCCAGAGCCAGCGTGAAGGCGCGCTGGGCTTGCGGCAGCGCGGCGTCTTTCAGGGATTTGATCTCGGCAAAGGCGCTCTTCCAGCGGCCCAAGGCATCCACGAGCTGTTGCGAGCGTTCCAGTTCGGCCTGCCGCCGCTCGCTCGAAATGCGCGTGACTTCCGCGCCTGCGCGCGCGATCTCGCCCTCGTTCTCGTTGAAGACCGGGATCGGGATGGAGACTCCTGCCACCAGCGCGGCATCGCGGCCTGCGAATTGGCGGACGCCGAGGCTGGCCCGAACGTCCGGCACCGCGCCGGCGCGCGCAAGCGCAAGATCGGCTTCGCGCGCGTCCCGCAACCGCGCAAACCGCACGAGGTCCGGCGCGTCCTTCAGCTTGGCCTCATAGTCGGCCAGCGCATCCGGTGCTTGCGCCACGAAGAACACATTGCCTGCCAGCGACTCCGTCACGATGGGCTCGCCCCAATAGCGGCCGAGTTTCTGCCGCGCCGTCACCAACGCCGATTCGGCGCGCTGGCGCGCAATGGTGGCATTGGTCAGCGCCATTTCGGCGCGGCTGCGCTGAAACAGCGGATCGCGCGCGGCGGCGACGCGGCGCGACACATCGGCAAAAACGCTGCGCGCCGTGCCTTCGAGGTCTTTGGCCAGCCGCACGCCCTCTTCGGCGGCGACGGCATCCATATAGGCCAGCGTGACATCGCGCACGAGGTCGAGTTGCGCGGCGCTGAGTTCGGTCTCGGCCGCACGGCGATTGGCGGCGGCTGCCTGCTGGCGCGCGTCTCGTTTGCCGCCGAGTTCGATAAGCTGCGCGACGCCGTAGGTGAACTCGGAACCCGACAGGCCGCGATAGGGGCCGGTGCCGATGATGTTCTCCGCCTCGACCGAGAGTTCGGGATTGGGCAGCAGATGGCTTTGCAATTCCGTGCCCGCCGCCGCCGCGACCCCCGCACGCGCCGCATCGAGGCGCGGCGACGCTGCGAGCGCGCGCTGCACCGCTTCGCGGACGGTCAAGGCCGGCGTGCCGGGAGCCTGCGGAGCCGCCGCGCTGGCCGACGCCATCGGCGAGACGCATAGCCATGCTCCAAGCGCTGCACGTTGAATGAACCAGGTCAAAGACCTGCATTGTGATTTGCGATTCATGGTGTGCCGTTGCTGCGCGTCAACGAGGGTTGAGCGCGCCGATGAATGACGAATGAGCGCGCGGAGGCGCGCCCGACGAACGTCATCGAAACGGCGGTTAGATCAGCAAAGCGGTGAGTTTGCGGTGCGCCAGCGCGGTATTGCGCGCGGTGGCCAGCAACAGCGGTGCGCCATCGGCGCGCTGGAAGAGCGCGGCGCAGATCGCCAGCACCAGCAACGTGACAACGGCGAGCGCCGCATCGATTTGGGATTTTCCGTCGCTTCCAGCGGCCCTGTCGGTCTCCAGTTCCAGGTGCACGGAGACGAAATCGATCAGCCGTTCAGCGCTGCGCATTGAGCGGACCACGCCGTGATTGTCGGTCTCATCGGCGCATTGCGTGACATGCGCCGCCAGCAGCAACACCAGCAGCATGCCGAGCAGGGCAAGCACCTGCACGGACAAACGGTCCGAGAGGCTGCGCATGGACAATGAAGCAGTGGATTGCATGACACCCGAACCTAAATCCTAAAGCCAACAGTGGGTCAAGGTGAAAGATAAATTGCCCAACTCCCGCCGTATTTCTAGAACGGATTTATGTCAGAGTCGCATCGCATGATCCGCCGCACAAAACAGGGGCGTGCGCGGGATTGCAGCATCGCTGAAATGGTGGCCGACCACCGTCATTCGCAGTGCCTCGAAAGCTGTATGCTGAGGATGTTAACCGCAGAGCGAGCGCAATGGCTGACCAGCACGACCATCACCATCACCACGACCACGGTCATCATCACGCGCCGCCAAAAGACTTCGGCACGATGTTCCTGCTCGGGACGCTGTTGAATGTCGGCATTGTCGTTTTGCAAGCCACTTACGGTATCATCGCTCACTCGACCGCCTTGCTGGCCGATGCGGGGCACAATCTCAGCGACGTATTGAGTCTGCTTATTGCCTGGGGCGCGGCTGGTCTTGCCCGCCGTGCGGCGACCACGCGCTATACCTATGGCTTGCGCGGTTCGTCCATCATCGCCGCGCTCTTCAATGCCGTGTTCTTGATGGTGGTGCTGGGCGGTATTGCCTGGGAGGCCATTCAACGCCTCTCCGATCCCGCTCCGGTGCAGGGCGGAATCGTCATGATCGTCGCCGCGGCGGGCATCGTCATCAATGGCATCTCCGCGTGGCTATTCGCATCCGGCAGCAAAGGCGACATCAACGTCCGTGGCGCATTCCTCCACATGTTATCCGATGCGGTGGTGTCGTTCGGCGTACTGGTCGCAGGCGGCCTCATCGTCCTTACCGGATGGCTATGGCTGGACCCTGCTGTGACGCTTGTCGTGGTCGTCGTCATCTTCTGGGGAACGTGGCGGCTGCTGCGCGATTCCGTGAGCATGGCGCTCGCTGGCGTGCCGAGCGGCATCGACCCTGAGAAAGTGCGCGCCTATCTCGGCACAGTGCCCGGCGTCACGCGCATTCACGACCTGCATATCTGGCCGATGAGTACCACCGAAACGGCATTGACCTGCCATCTGGTTATGCCAGGGAGACACCCTGGTGATACGTTCACCGTCGCTATCGCCAAGGAATTGCGCCACGCATTCGGCATCGAACATACAACGCTACAAATCGAAGTGAGCACGGATGCCGACTGCGGCGTCTGCGACAACGTCAGTTGAGACAGCAGGAAAGGGTCGCTGTTAGTTGAACTGGAATTCGCACCACTGCGAGCGCGCACGTAATCCACGCTCTCCGGCGTCATGCAGCCGATCGAGAAATGGCAGCTTCAACCGATGGAAGCGCGCGATTTGGGGGGGCTTGTCATTGCCGGCGCAACTATCGATCAGGATGATATAACTGTGGGTGATCTCACTGGCGTCGACCTCAATCCCCTGATTTCGCTCGATGCGCTCATCGAAGAAGCCAATGTACCCGTGCGGCGGGCCAGTCTGAACACCAACCAACCGGCACTTTCAGCGCAACTTGCGAGGCTTCGTCAGGTTCTTGGCGACCCGCTTCTCGCGCTCGACCGCGAAAGCCCCGCGAGGGGGCAAAACGCAAATATCGCAGGAATCCTTCGGCCGATATTGTTGCCGGTGACGGCCCGGATCGCCGGGACGCATGAGGCGATCGCAGCGGACCAGACTTGTCCTCAAACGCCGCTCCCGCAGTGGGTTCGAGGCTTGGCGGGGGGGAACCGTTCAATGGACAAGACCGCTTTGGCGCAGCCCATCGAGTACGAACTGAACCGCGAGAGCGGCCAGCAGGACGCCGGAAATACGCCCTACGACGTCCGAACCGGTCTGGCCCAGCCAGCGCTGGAGCACGTCCGCAAGAAGCATGGCGACGAAGGTTAGCGCCAGGCAGGCCGCGAGGAGGACCAGCACTGCAAGCTCGTCCGACCAGCGTTCCAGACGACTCATCAGGAGAACGACAGCAGAAAGGCTTCCGGGTCCGGCGATCATCGGAAAGGCCAGCGGTAGAACGGCAATGTCGCCCGGACGTTCGGCCTCGCGATGCTCTCCTTCGCTGATGGACGACAGGCCGGGGCTCGCGAAGGTCAGCGTCAGCGCGTGCAGAAAAAGCAGGATGCCGCCGGCGATCTGGAAAGCCGGGAGCGTGACATGCAGCAGGCCGAGCAGCAGATTGCCTCCAAGTGCGAACAGCAGCAGCATGACGCCGGCAATGCTGACCGAACGCGCGGCGAGGCTCGTGCGACGCGATCGGTGCACCCCGGTTGTCAGGCTGGCGAACACCGTCGCGGTCTCGATCGGGCCGATCGTGACGAACAGGGTCACAAAAGCCGACCAAAGGCTGAGCGAAAGACTCATCGCCACCGTCACGCCGATGCGCTGTGGCTGCCGCTGCCCCGCTGCCGCTCAAACGGCGCGCGAAGCGCGGCGTCCCGAAGGCCGTCGAGACGCTGCAGCGCATCCACGATGGCGTCGAACGATACCGGCACCGAGCCGCCTGGGGCGAGCCGCAGGTCCTGCAGGCACTTGACCGCACATGCATCCGACGCCCAGGACGAAAGGACGGCTCGCTTCTCCGAAAGCGAGAGCGTCGCGTCCGCCAGAACGTCTTTCGGGCGGGAGAAATACCGCGCTGGCGTCAACAGCCGGTCGAGGTCGTCGTCGCCGGTGTAAGGCCGGCAGGGCGGCCTGGTTTTTGTATCTTTGCATTCGTCGAACATCGAAGCCTCCCGGTTTCTCCCCCCCCTTTCCTTGGGAAGAGCGAAGTGGGCCGGCAACCGGCCCGCAACGCGCATTAAAGCGTTGAACCGTTCTTTGCTTCCGGCGCGGCGCTCCATTTGGCCTGGATCGGCCTTGCCGCGGCGCTGTCGCCGCAATCGCCGCTCGTCTGCGATACGACCTGCGGCTTGCCGCCGCTTTCGGGCGCACGGACCTGGATCGTGCGGACGCAGGAGCGCGCGCCGTTCGTGGTCATGATCCTGCTATAGCTGCTGGTGCCCGGCGGCAGAGCGCGCAGCACCGCGTCGTTCGGACCGCCGTTCGCGGCTTGCAGCGCCCGGACCTGCCGCAGCATCGCCTCCATCTGCCGGTCCATCGCCGCGTCCAGCGCATCGAAGGCCGCAAAGGACGGCGTCCAGTCGGCCGCGACCATCCCAAACGGCTGCGCGTCGAAGACGACCTTCGGCGCGATGTCGCCTGTATACTGAACATGCTCGACGCCGCCATCTGGCAACTGGATCGTGATGTCGTGGACGGCGGGACGGCTGGCGGCCAAAGCAACCGACCCTGCTAGCAGCAGCGCGCCCGCGCCGGCCACCACGACGGGAAGGATTGATTTCATGGCTGTCTCCCTGGCTTTGGGTTTCAGACGGCCGGAAATCTAGCGCGGGAAATCGGACCTTCAAGATCCAAGCGTCTGTTCCGCCGTGAAATTTTTGAAGGGTTCGCTGTCGACGGTGGCCGGACGAATTGAAAACAACGCGTCGGAGCGCCGAAGTTTTCATGTCAGGCGCAGAATTTTTCTGCGGCAAAGACCTTGAAGAGATCGGCCGGACTTCTAGATCGAATCCCGCCGGACGCCCGTCGTGGGGTCCGGACAGTTCTTATTCCAGGACGAAACTCGTATCCGTGTTGCTCGAAAGGAGGATGTGGCTATGAGAGACACGATCGACATCACCAATTTCGGCCGGTCGGCGATCGGCTTCGAGCGCATGCTCGACCTGCTGCGGAGCAATCCGGGTGATCCCGGCGAGAGCTATCCGCCCTACAATATCGAAAAGGCCGGCGAGGACCGCTACCGCATCGTGGTGGCCGTGGCCGGTTTCGCCGACAGCGAGCTGAGCGTCACGCAGGAACAGAACCGGCTGACCGTCACGGGACGGAAAGACGAGGCGCCGAAGCGCGGTACGTTCCTCCATCAGGGGATCGCCGGGCAGCCCTTCACGCGGCAGTTCGGTCTCGCCGACTACGTCCAGGTTCGCGAGGCCAAACTGGCCAACGGATTGCTGACCATCGAGCTCGAACGCCAGTTGCCCGAGGCGATGAAACCGCGGCGCATCGCAATCGGCGGCGAGACCAATGCTTCGGCTGCGAAGCGCGCGGCCTGACCAGCACCGGCAAGACGAAATCGGCGGGCGTCGCGGAGCGCGCCGCCCGCCCATCAATGAAGGAGAAGACCATGAATATGCGCAGTCTCATTCCCTGGGCACGCGAAACGGCGTTGCCCGCCAACCGTTCCACCGACGAGCCCAGCTCGTTCCTGTCGCTGCACCGGCAGGTGAACCGGCTGTTCGACGATTTCTTCCGCGACTTCGATGCGCCGCTTGCGCGCGGCTGGTCCGCGGGCTGGCCGAGCGTCGAGGTCAGCGAAGGCGACAAGGAGGTGACGGTCGTGGCCGAGCTTCCCGGGCTAGACGAGAAGGACATCGACATCACGTTGCGCGACGGCATTCTGACGCTCAGGGGCGAGAAGAAGCACGAGAGCAACGGCGCCGTTTACAGCGAGCGCTGGCACGGGCAGTTCGCCCGCTCGATCCAGCTGGGCGCGGAAGTCGATCCCGAGAAGGTCAAGGCCGCGTTCAACAAGGGCGTGCTGACGATCACGCTGTCGAAACGGCCTGAGGCGCAGAGCAGCGTCAAGCGCATCGCGATCAATCGCGAATGACGTCCGCGTCGGTGGCACGCCACATATTCGCGTGCCACCCGCACGCCCGTAATACGTCC
The nucleotide sequence above comes from Rhizomicrobium sp.. Encoded proteins:
- a CDS encoding Hsp20/alpha crystallin family protein, which produces MNMRSLIPWARETALPANRSTDEPSSFLSLHRQVNRLFDDFFRDFDAPLARGWSAGWPSVEVSEGDKEVTVVAELPGLDEKDIDITLRDGILTLRGEKKHESNGAVYSERWHGQFARSIQLGAEVDPEKVKAAFNKGVLTITLSKRPEAQSSVKRIAINRE
- a CDS encoding TolC family protein; its protein translation is MASASAAAPQAPGTPALTVREAVQRALAASPRLDAARAGVAAAAGTELQSHLLPNPELSVEAENIIGTGPYRGLSGSEFTYGVAQLIELGGKRDARQQAAAANRRAAETELSAAQLDLVRDVTLAYMDAVAAEEGVRLAKDLEGTARSVFADVSRRVAAARDPLFQRSRAEMALTNATIARQRAESALVTARQKLGRYWGEPIVTESLAGNVFFVAQAPDALADYEAKLKDAPDLVRFARLRDAREADLALARAGAVPDVRASLGVRQFAGRDAALVAGVSIPIPVFNENEGEIARAGAEVTRISSERRQAELERSQQLVDALGRWKSAFAEIKSLKDAALPQAQRAFTLALAGYRVGGFQYLDVLDTQRALFETRGALNAALTRLHAARIEVERLTALGSSDITGSP
- a CDS encoding cation diffusion facilitator family transporter, which codes for MADQHDHHHHHDHGHHHAPPKDFGTMFLLGTLLNVGIVVLQATYGIIAHSTALLADAGHNLSDVLSLLIAWGAAGLARRAATTRYTYGLRGSSIIAALFNAVFLMVVLGGIAWEAIQRLSDPAPVQGGIVMIVAAAGIVINGISAWLFASGSKGDINVRGAFLHMLSDAVVSFGVLVAGGLIVLTGWLWLDPAVTLVVVVVIFWGTWRLLRDSVSMALAGVPSGIDPEKVRAYLGTVPGVTRIHDLHIWPMSTTETALTCHLVMPGRHPGDTFTVAIAKELRHAFGIEHTTLQIEVSTDADCGVCDNVS
- a CDS encoding efflux RND transporter periplasmic adaptor subunit: MNIFRAYRPWVWLTVAAIAALIVLLVVVRPWREDAATAEQAAPVQAPPNEVAMSAGMARDSGITIETAGPAAIGETVTLYGTIKPNAEREQELRARYPGVVRSVTKRPGETVARGETLVTVESNESLQTYGIPSPIAGSVLERHANPGESVGSDTVLMKVADLGTVWAEFAVFAHDLGRVRPGLKVRVSGSDAGQVAHSTIAYVAPAGSADSQTVAARAVLDNADGRWVAGEFATADVVLSEVLAPVAVNPAALQNVHGKVVVFVRTAQGFEAHAVTIGKRSGDAVEVTQGLRAGERYASANSYIIKADLLKGEAEEE
- a CDS encoding Hsp20 family protein, yielding MRDTIDITNFGRSAIGFERMLDLLRSNPGDPGESYPPYNIEKAGEDRYRIVVAVAGFADSELSVTQEQNRLTVTGRKDEAPKRGTFLHQGIAGQPFTRQFGLADYVQVREAKLANGLLTIELERQLPEAMKPRRIAIGGETNASAAKRAA
- a CDS encoding MarC family protein, with the protein product MSLSLSLWSAFVTLFVTIGPIETATVFASLTTGVHRSRRTSLAARSVSIAGVMLLLFALGGNLLLGLLHVTLPAFQIAGGILLFLHALTLTFASPGLSSISEGEHREAERPGDIAVLPLAFPMIAGPGSLSAVVLLMSRLERWSDELAVLVLLAACLALTFVAMLLADVLQRWLGQTGSDVVGRISGVLLAALAVQFVLDGLRQSGLVH